agggaggggggggatgggaggggggatatgagggagggaggggggggatatgagggagggaggggatatgagggagggaggggggatatgagggaggggggatatgagggagggagggggggatatgagggaggggggatatgagggagggagggggggatatgagggaggaggggatatgagggaggggggatatgagggagggagggggggatatgagggagaggggatatgagggagggagggaggggggatatgagggagggagggagggggggatatgagggaggggggatatgAGGGAGGGCGatatgagggagggggggatgggagggagggagggggggatatgagggggggatatgagggaggggggatatgagggagggagggagggagggggggatatgagggagggggggatatgagggagggggggaatatgagggagggagggggggatatgagggagggagggggggatatgagggagggagggggggatatgagggagggggggatgagagagggggggtggagtgggagcaggaggagagggtggggctaTGGAGGTTGATGggcgagggaggtgtgtgtgtggggagggggtgggaggggaggtgcgtgtgtgtgggggggggtgggaggggacgtgggtgcgtggggggggcgggaggggaggtgcgtgcgtggggggggtgggaggggaggtgtgtgtgtgtgtgggggcggggggaaggggaggcgtgtgtttgtgtatgggggcggggtgaggggaggtgtgtgtgtggggcaggggggaggggaggtgtgtgtgggggaggggaggtgtgtgtgtgtaggggggaggggaggtgtgtgtgtgtgtcggggggcggcggggaggtgtgtgggggcgggagaggagctgtgtgtgtgggaggggaggtgtgtgtgtgtgggggcggcgggggggggaggtgtgtgtgggggcgtcgGGGAGGGGACGTgtgtgggggcggcggggggggaggtgtgtgtgtgggcggcgggggggggaggtgtgtgtgtgggtggcggggggggaggtgtgtgtgggggcggcgggggggggaggtgtgtgtgtggggggcggcgggggggaggtgtgtgtgtgggggggcggcgggggggaggtgtgtgtgtgggggggtggcagggggggaggtgtgtgtgtgtgggggcggtggggggggaggtgtgtgtgtgtgtgggggcggtggggggggaggtgtgtgtgtgtgggggcggtggggggggaggtgtgtgtgggggcggcgggggggaggtgtgtgtgtgtgggggcggcggggggggaggtgtgtgtggggacggtggggggggaggtgtgtgtgtgtgggggcggcgggcggggaggtgtgtggggggggggaatcattcagctcaatttcacaacctgcctttgtgttttcgtgggttctctctcactcccttttttctctTTTAAATCAGTTTGACAGGgcattagaaggggaggatttgcagtcgggaaactgaaaccaaaacatcacatcaggatctgacagaACTCAGACTATCGCAACCTGAATATCAAAAATAttctgaacatggaaggaaaaagcaccgttcacagtggggaAACActatacacgtgttctgtgtgtgcacaaggcttcagccaatcatctgacctgtcagAACATAAATGCAGCCATAATGAGGAGAAACCctggaaatgtgatgattgtggGATGTTGTTCAAATACTCATCAGTGCTGGAAATTCATCTACGATGTCACACTGGAGAGCGACCATtcgtctgctccgagtgtgggaaggggttcactgAGTCATgttacctgctgagacaccaacgagttcacacaggagacagaccgttcatctgctctgagtgtgggaagggattctttcAGTCATGTGACCTactgagacaccaacgagttcacacaggAGACAAActattcatctgctccgagtgtgggaagggattcagtcagtcgtcagacctgctgagacaccagcgagttcacactggggagaagcctttcagctgttccgagtgtgggaagggattcagtcagtcatttgACctactgatacaccagcgagttcacactggggagagaccattcagctgctcccagtgtgggaagagattcaatcaTCCATCTgacttgctgagacaccagcgaggccacactggggagaaaccgttcatctgctcgaagtgtgggaagggattcactcggtcttCCAACctacggacacaccagcgagttcacacaggggagaaaccgttcatctgcacccagtgtgggaagagatgcgCTACCTCCTCCAACCTACggtcacaccagcaagttcacaagtaacTGCAATGATTCGATTATGATGCGAATCACATCCAGAACTGAACCATGTTTATTGGGGCctttctctactgatgctaataaTCTCCAGAGCAATTTTAGGTGTTAACATTCTTGGTGAAGACCAAATAAATCCAATTTATTTTGAGTTTTGCATGCCCCCATCTTTATGTGGGCAGCTGGGAATAGTCCAGTTTCAAGGGAACAAAGGAATGgatgagtttcagcagcagatgagttaaGGGGGCATGAAGTTAGACTAAGTTACTGAGGTGGCAATGGGCGGCCGTTGTGATATGTAGTGAGACGCTCAGCTTGGGGTGAAATATGACAGCAAGATTGTGAGCAGTCTGGTTCAGTCTCAAAGCTTTAAGAAAGATGGATGATATTGATGGTTAGGGAGTGGGGTTTGTAACCATTCATCTGATCCGAGTGTGCAAAGGGTTATCGGTTATCCACACTGGTGACAACCAGTGAATTCATACTGGGGTGGGACCGTTCTGCTCTGTGTATAAAGACATTTGCTGATTCATTCACCCGACTGAAACATCAGCAAATTCATACTGGATAGAGGCCATTCACCTACACTGTGTATGAGAAGCAACTGCCTGAGTCATCCCACCTACTAAAACACCAGCCAGTTCACAAGTTACTCAGTGTCAGTAGTTACTTTAGTGTGACAGCCATTTTTTGGCCTGTATTCATGGTATTTAGTATTGTAAAGTAACGTGCTCACAAACCATTTTGAACTGATTTAGAAGACATTTTTAAATCACTAACCCATGACAACATTATTGAAATCCAGCTAGATAAGTCAAATAGAGTtttaattgtgagacaattaaaaaaaataagaacTTAAGTCATAGATGTATTGGTAAGTCTGATTAGGTAGCTTGTAAGATAAAATCTGTAATGTTTCATATTTAATAATTACACATGATGATTAAGTACGCTTGACATAAATCATGGAAATTGTAAAATGATTCCTTTCCAGGCACTCTGGACAGAAACAGTGGAGCTCTAGAACCTTTATGACCTTGTCAAGCTACGTTCAGTTGAATAACGAATAAGTCTTTATTTGAGCTATCTGATCTTTCAGTAAGACTGTATATTAAACCATCAGGAAATGCCAGCAGGTGTCAGGAGCTGAGTATAAATCGGCAGTCACATTAACCAATTACTGTTCAACAGTTAAGCTAATCTCTTCTCTTGAGTTGGCCTAAGAGATAATATGGCAAAACCAATGctatatgtggactttaagaaagaggttgtgctggaatctttgaatggcatcaagatagataagtcgccgggtccggatgggatgtaccccaagttactgtgggaggcgagggaagagattgcagagcctctggcgatgatctttgcgtcgtcgatggagacgggagaggtgccggaggattggaggattgcggatgtggttcctattttcaagaaggggaatagggatagcccgggtaattaccgaccggtgagtctaacctcggtggttggtaaactgatggagaagatcctgagggacaggatatatgagcatttagagaggtttagtatgctcaagaatactcagcatggctttgtcaagggcagatcgtgccttacgagcctggtggagttcttcgaaaatgtgactaaacacattgacgaa
Above is a genomic segment from Mustelus asterias chromosome 23, sMusAst1.hap1.1, whole genome shotgun sequence containing:
- the LOC144510496 gene encoding uncharacterized protein LOC144510496, with translation MEGKSTVHSGETLYTCSVCAQGFSQSSDLSEHKCSHNEEKPWKCDDCGMLFKYSSVLEIHLRCHTGERPFVCSECGKGFTESCYLLRHQRVHTGDRPFICSECGKGFFQSCDLLRHQRVHTGDKLFICSECGKGFSQSSDLLRHQRVHTGEKPFSCSECGKGFSQSFDLLIHQRVHTGERPFSCSQCGKRFNHPSDLLRHQRGHTGEKPFICSKCGKGFTRSSNLRTHQRVHTGEKPFICTQCGKRCATSSNLRSHQQVHK